From the genome of Tissierellales bacterium:
CCTTTCCCTAATCTCTTCATTAATTTGAAGTTCTTTAATAATCCAGCACCTCCTAATTTTTTTAAAAAAATAAAGCGGACACAAAGTGTCCGCTTAGTTCCACAAATATAGCTATCCTTGTCTATACAAGAATACAGTTAATTTTGTTTGTTTATATACTGACCTTAAAAGTTGTTTATACTATAAGGTGAGAAGGACACTTCTACTTTAAACTCTATTTTTAATTACTATGTCATTATATGTTAAATATATTGCTTTGTCAAATTTTTTATATAAAAAGATTAAATGGTTAAACTAATATTAGAAAAAATCTGGGAGGGGATATATTGAAAAAGAAAAATGTGGTTCTCTTTTTTCTAATATTGGGGATTCTTGCATCTATGGTGCTTGTATTCCAATATTTTTTATCTATAGAAGGTTTAGAAAATATTAAAACTAGAGATAGAATCATTGTATGGTCTATTACAGCGATTCTATTAGTATATTATGTAGATTACAGTACAAAGCCTCAATTGGTGCCTTCCATATTAACTGTCGATAAGGATAATGATAGGAAGAATGATATATCTAATATTTCATTCAAAGATGTGGCTGGATTAGAAGAAATTAAAGAAGAGCTTCAAGAAACTATAGATTTTATCAATCACTCTTTTAAATACAAAAAAATGGGTGCTAAGATTCCAAAAGGTATACTCTTTCATGGACCACCAGGAACTGGGAAAACTCTTTTAGCTAAAGCTGTAGCTGGGGAAACAAATTCCAATTTTTTATATGCAAGTGGTTCAGAATTTGTGGAGAAGTATGTAGGGGTAGGTGCAAAAAGAGTGCGCACTCTTTTTGAAAAGGCAAAAAAAGACTCACCTAGTATTATCTTTATTGATGAAATTGACGCCATAGGTACTAAGAGAAATTCGGAATCAAATAATGAAAAAGATCAAACATTAAATCAATTACTTGTTGAGTTAGATGGTTTTAACTCCGATGATACAGTAATTATCATAGGAGCTACAAATAGACTGGATCTTTTGGATGAAGCCTTACTCAGACCTGGAAGATTTGATAGACATATATATATAGGCAATCCAAATATGTCTGCTAGGGAAAAAATTATAAAAGTTCACACAGACG
Proteins encoded in this window:
- a CDS encoding AAA family ATPase produces the protein MKKKNVVLFFLILGILASMVLVFQYFLSIEGLENIKTRDRIIVWSITAILLVYYVDYSTKPQLVPSILTVDKDNDRKNDISNISFKDVAGLEEIKEELQETIDFINHSFKYKKMGAKIPKGILFHGPPGTGKTLLAKAVAGETNSNFLYASGSEFVEKYVGVGAKRVRTLFEKAKKDSPSIIFIDEIDAIGTKRNSESNNEKDQTLNQLLVELDGFNSDDTVIIIGATNRLDLLDEALLRPGRFDRHIYIGNPNMSAREKIIKVHTDDKPLDKSLNLNELAKKTTGLSGAQLANIANEAAIIAVRNNKKIISSLEFDAAIERVIAGLELKNPSVMLKEKKIVAFHEAGHALVSKILNTDIVQKISIIPRGKALGYVLKFPDEDRYLLTKNELENKIICLLAGRAAEEIIFKEVTTGAKDDLNSATSIARGMVCSYGMSPLGTLALDDVYIRYNYDSIRLEIKDITDEAYKKALEIIEENINILKDIAETLIEQETIDIKELDEIFKSHEIEYDYAT